The following proteins are encoded in a genomic region of Magnolia sinica isolate HGM2019 chromosome 1, MsV1, whole genome shotgun sequence:
- the LOC131256706 gene encoding uncharacterized protein LOC131256706 isoform X1 has translation MSTGRQTVKDLIEEAKKRIVLLLICIFGLSYIMSLTSSSVWVNLPAAASLIVFLRYISFDMEMRKRGAAYNRPPSVENPPEKKSFEIPKIAPENSNWRRKVNSPTVEAAIDQFTRHLVSEWVTDLWYSRLTPDKDGPEELVQIMNGVLGEVSFRARDINLIDLLTRDIINLICNHLELYRVCQAKIGKHETGKMPIGHQDTQLKLVLASENKLHPALFSAEAEHKVLQHLMGGLISLTFKPEDLQCSFFRHTVRELLACAVMRPVLNLANPRFINERIESLVLSSSKKTDKGVTSSQQEGSQNNPSSRTSSDRFSGVLDRSNKGVELVQFKHTHSVTASGEAAKGIANGTVLLKNQKHSVCDLSSSSYQASAVPMIHKLHPTTSNLIPGDAQSSQSKNSSPLGSQCRPSGEWGQMLDVMSRRKTQALAPEHFENMWTKGRNYKKKEGVNQSAKQVIQNSSAGNTMDHLRVTSKHKIQDGTVKAYTSTRNTVYPQHKDSHMVENSYAHIDGNRSTQPIVTSYQGNAEHDPMHLEEDELESESSYPTEDDETSTVTGLDSPVTKVWDSKNNRHAAVSHIRHPLESSDGRSTRKSSKGHIRYQRLSKTHSGRKRFRSSNQKVPIWQEVERTTLSLGDGKDILNASKHDAEADDHDDSDSESPGRVHSGAAASSSAPSISISKACNSSLKSPENSFLEDSFLKLRCEVLGANFVKSGSKTFAVYSISVTDADNNNWSIKRRFRHFEELHRHLKEFSEYNLSLPPKHFLSSGLELSVVQERCKLLDTYLKKLLQLPTISGSIEVWDFLSVDSQTYMFSNSLSIIETLSVDLADKPYEKQTKVQSSMEDINDQLSIKRKEHLGTKSQESTFMPDISELKTRNVKNFSGKSSGKQCKNQFDDHSGSDSDGRLQKNNSSFIKPGKAPKSSERSSDDSPQETSQSLLEAAADPTLPTEWVPPNLSVPILDLVDVIFQLQDGGWIRRQAFWVAKQVLQLGMGDAFDDWLIEKILLLRRGSVIASIIKRIEQILWPDGIFLTKHPRRQRPPPSASQLQNSRSGNPSMMVSTPKEEIQKNNGKEQNLLVDEQQEFEAAQRAKFVYELMVDNAPATLVGLVGRKEYERCAKDIYFFLQSPLCLKQLMIDLLELLLVSAFPELDDVFKQCHEEKELFGVVEAK, from the exons ATGAGTACGGGGCGGCAGACTGTTAAAGACCTCATCGAGGAAGCGAAGAAACGGATCGTGTTATTGCTGATTTGCATTTTTGGACTTTCCTATATCATGTCCT TAACAAGCTCCTCCGTTTGGGTCAATTTGCCTGCTGCCGCCTCCTTAATTGTCTTCCTCCGCTATATCTCATTTGATATGGAAATGCGAAAAAGAGGTGCAGCATACAACAGGCCACCTTCAGTTGAGAATCCACCTGAAAAGAAATCTTTTGAAATTCCAAAGATTGCCCCTGAAAACTCAAACTGGAGAAGAAAGGTGAATTCTCCCACTGTTGAGGCAGCAATCGATCAGTTCACAAGACATCTAGTTTCTGAGTGGGTGACAGATCTGTGGTACTCACGTTTAACTCCCGATAAGGATGGTCCAGAGGAGCTGGTGCAGATCATGAATGGTGTCCTTGGAGAAGTTTCATTTCGTGcaagagatataaatctcattgaTCTTCTTACCAG GGATATTATCAATCTGATTTGCAATCACTTAGAGCTTTATCGTGTATGTCAAGCCAAGATTGGAAAGCATGAGACAGGTAAGATGCCCATAGGTCATCAGGATACACAACTGAAGCTGGTTCTGGCATCTGAGAATAAGTTGCATCCAGCTTTGTTTTCTGCTGAAGCTGAGCACAAG GTTTTGCAGCACTTGATGGGCGGGCTTATCTCTTTAACTTTCAAGCCAGAAGATCTGCAGTGTTCTTTCTTCCGTCATACAGTTAGGGAGCTTCTTGCTTGTGCAGTGATGCGACCTGTCTTGAACTTAGCTAACCCAAG GTTTATTAATGAAAGGATTGAATCTTTGGTTCTTTCTTCTAGCAAGAAGACTGATAAAGGAGTTACATCATCACAACAAGAGGGATCCCAAAACAATCCATCTTCAAGGACTTCATCTGATCGTTTTTCTGGGGTTTTGGACCGTTCAAATAAAGGTGTTGAACTTGTGCAGTTTAAGCACACTCATTCTGTAACTGCTTCAGGTGAAGCTGCAAAAGGAATTGCTAATGGAACTGTTCTCTTGAAGAATCAGAAACACTCTGTGTGTGATTTATCATCGAGCAGTTATCAAGCTAGTGCAGTGCCTATGATTCACAAACTGCACCCTACCACATCAAATCTTATACCAGGTGATGCCCAATCATCTCAGTCCAAGAATTCTTCGCCCTTGGGTTCCCAATGCCGACCAAGCGGAGAGTGGGGTCAGATGTTAGATGTGATGTCCCGCAGAAAAACTCAAGCTCTTGCCCCAGAGCATTTTGAAAATATGTGGACAAAAGGGCGCAACTACAAAAAGAAGGAAGGTGTTAACCAGTCAGCCAAGCAAGTTATACAGAATTCCTCGGCTGGGAATACTATGGATCACTTGAGGGTGACATCCAAGCACAAGATACAGGATGGAACAGTCAAGGCTTATACTTCTACGAGAAACACTGTTTATCCTCAGCATAAAGATTCACACATGGTAGAAAATTCATATGCCCATATTGATGGGAACAGGTCAACTCAACCTATTGTCACATCATATCAGGGAAATGCTGAGCATGATCCCATGCATTTGGAGGAGGATGAACTGGAGAGTGAGAGCTCTTACCCGACCGAAGATGATGAAACTAGCACTGTCACAGGGCTTGATTCACCTGTAACCAAagtttgggatagtaaaaataacAGACATGCTGCAGTTTCACATATACGGCATCCTCTTGAAAGTTCTGATGGCCGTTCGACTAGAAAGAGCAGTAAAGGTCATATTCGATACCAGAGATTATCTAAAACACATTCTGGAAGGAAAAGATTCAGGTCAAGCAATCAAAAGGTTCCCATCTGGCAAGAGGTTGAAAGAACAACTTTGTCGTTGGGAGATGGCAAAGATATTCTGAATGCATCAAAACATGACGCAGAAGCGGATGATCATGATGATTCTGACTCAGAATCGCCAGGTAGAGTTCATAGTGGAGCAGCTGCTTCTTCGTCTGCACCATCTATTTCTATATCCAAAGCTTGTAATTCATCTCTGAAGTCTCCCGAAAACTCCTTTTTGGAAGATTCATTCCTGAAGTTGAGATGTGAG GTCTTGGGTGCCAATTTTGTGAAGAGTGGTTCTAAAACATTTGCTGTGTATTCCATCTCTGTGACAGATGCAGATAATAATAACTGGTCAATTAAAAGAAG GTTCCGTCATTTTGAGGAGCTACATCGGCATCTTAAAGAATTCTCAGAGTATAATCTTAGTTTGCCACCGAAACATTTTCTGTCATCTGGCCTAGAGTTGTCTGTTGTTCAAGAAAGGTGTAAATTGCTTGACACATACTTGAAG AAGCTACTTCAGCTTCCAACTATATCCGGATCCATAGAAGTTTGGGATTTCCTTAGTGTGGATTCCCAG ACATACATGTTCTCAAATTCCCTTTCTATCATCGAAACATTATCAG TTGACCTAGCTGATAAGCCATATGAAAAGCAAACAAAGGTTCAGAGTTCAATGGAGGACATAAATGACCAGTTAAGCATCAAAAGGAAGGAACACCTAGGAACCAAGAGTCAGGAATCTACTTTCATGCCAGATATTTCAGAATTGAAGACCAGAAATGTTAAGAACTTTTCAGGAAAAAGTTCTGGAAAACAGTGTAAAAATCAATTTGATGATCATTCAGGGAGTGATTCAGATGGTAGGTTGCAAAAGAATAATTCTTCATTCATCAAGCCTGGAAAAGCTCCAAAaagttcagagagaagttctgatGATAGTCCACAAGAGACATCTCAGTCACTTCTTGAAGCTGCCGCTGACCCTACCCTTCCTACTgag TGGGTGCCTCCAAATCTTAGTGTTCCGATATTGGATTTGGTGGATGTGATTTTCCAGCTCCAAGATGGTGGTTGGATCAG GCGTCAGGCCTTTTGGGTAGCCAAACAGGTCTTGCAACTGGGCATGGGTGATGCATTTGATGACTGGCTAATTGAGAAAATCCTGCTGCTGAGACGGGGATCAGTAATTGCTTCTATTATCAAGCGTATTGAGCAG ATCCTTTGGCCTGATGGAATCTTTCTAACTAAACATCCAAGGCGTCAGCGACCACCCCCATCTGCAAGTCAGTTGCAAAATTCCCGTTCTGGCAATCCGTCTATGATGGTTTCGACACCGAAGGAGGAAATTCAGAAAAACAACGGAAAGGAACAGAATTTATTGGTAGATGAACAACAAGAATTCGAGGCTGCTCAACGTGCAAAGTTTGTTTATGAACTTATGGTTG
- the LOC131256706 gene encoding uncharacterized protein LOC131256706 isoform X2, protein MSTGRQTVKDLIEEAKKRIVLLLICIFGLSYIMSLTSSSVWVNLPAAASLIVFLRYISFDMEMRKRGAAYNRPPSVENPPEKKSFEIPKIAPENSNWRRKVNSPTVEAAIDQFTRHLVSEWVTDLWYSRLTPDKDGPEELVQIMNGVLGEVSFRARDINLIDLLTRDIINLICNHLELYRVCQAKIGKHETGKMPIGHQDTQLKLVLASENKLHPALFSAEAEHKVLQHLMGGLISLTFKPEDLQCSFFRHTVRELLACAVMRPVLNLANPRFINERIESLVLSSSKKTDKGVTSSQQEGSQNNPSSRTSSDRFSGVLDRSNKGVELVQFKHTHSVTASGEAAKGIANGTVLLKNQKHSVCDLSSSSYQASAVPMIHKLHPTTSNLIPGDAQSSQSKNSSPLGSQCRPSGEWGQMLDVMSRRKTQALAPEHFENMWTKGRNYKKKEGVNQSAKQVIQNSSAGNTMDHLRVTSKHKIQDGTVKAYTSTRNTVYPQHKDSHMVENSYAHIDGNRSTQPIVTSYQGNAEHDPMHLEEDELESESSYPTEDDETSTVTGLDSPVTKVWDSKNNRHAAVSHIRHPLESSDGRSTRKSSKGHIRYQRLSKTHSGRKRFRSSNQKVPIWQEVERTTLSLGDGKDILNASKHDAEADDHDDSDSESPGRVHSGAAASSSAPSISISKACNSSLKSPENSFLEDSFLKLRCEVLGANFVKSGSKTFAVYSISVTDADNNNWSIKRRFRHFEELHRHLKEFSEYNLSLPPKHFLSSGLELSVVQERCKLLDTYLKKLLQLPTISGSIEVWDFLSVDSQTYMFSNSLSIIETLSVDLADKPYEKQTKVQSSMEDINDQLSIKRKEHLGTKSQESTFMPDISELKTRNVKNFSGKSSGKQCKNQFDDHSGSDSDGRLQKNNSSFIKPGKAPKSSERSSDDSPQETSQSLLEAAADPTLPTEWVPPNLSVPILDLVDVIFQLQDGGWIRRQAFWVAKQVLQLGMGDAFDDWLIEKILLLRRGSVIASIIKRIEQILWPDGIFLTKHPRRQRPPPSASQLQNSRSGNPSMMVSTPKEEIQKNNGKEQNLLVDEQQEFEAAQRAKFVYELMVDNAPATLVGLVGRKEYERCAKDIYFFLQHSLSLTMFLNSAMKKRNCLEWLKQNRCTPTLSCNLRFRPSV, encoded by the exons ATGAGTACGGGGCGGCAGACTGTTAAAGACCTCATCGAGGAAGCGAAGAAACGGATCGTGTTATTGCTGATTTGCATTTTTGGACTTTCCTATATCATGTCCT TAACAAGCTCCTCCGTTTGGGTCAATTTGCCTGCTGCCGCCTCCTTAATTGTCTTCCTCCGCTATATCTCATTTGATATGGAAATGCGAAAAAGAGGTGCAGCATACAACAGGCCACCTTCAGTTGAGAATCCACCTGAAAAGAAATCTTTTGAAATTCCAAAGATTGCCCCTGAAAACTCAAACTGGAGAAGAAAGGTGAATTCTCCCACTGTTGAGGCAGCAATCGATCAGTTCACAAGACATCTAGTTTCTGAGTGGGTGACAGATCTGTGGTACTCACGTTTAACTCCCGATAAGGATGGTCCAGAGGAGCTGGTGCAGATCATGAATGGTGTCCTTGGAGAAGTTTCATTTCGTGcaagagatataaatctcattgaTCTTCTTACCAG GGATATTATCAATCTGATTTGCAATCACTTAGAGCTTTATCGTGTATGTCAAGCCAAGATTGGAAAGCATGAGACAGGTAAGATGCCCATAGGTCATCAGGATACACAACTGAAGCTGGTTCTGGCATCTGAGAATAAGTTGCATCCAGCTTTGTTTTCTGCTGAAGCTGAGCACAAG GTTTTGCAGCACTTGATGGGCGGGCTTATCTCTTTAACTTTCAAGCCAGAAGATCTGCAGTGTTCTTTCTTCCGTCATACAGTTAGGGAGCTTCTTGCTTGTGCAGTGATGCGACCTGTCTTGAACTTAGCTAACCCAAG GTTTATTAATGAAAGGATTGAATCTTTGGTTCTTTCTTCTAGCAAGAAGACTGATAAAGGAGTTACATCATCACAACAAGAGGGATCCCAAAACAATCCATCTTCAAGGACTTCATCTGATCGTTTTTCTGGGGTTTTGGACCGTTCAAATAAAGGTGTTGAACTTGTGCAGTTTAAGCACACTCATTCTGTAACTGCTTCAGGTGAAGCTGCAAAAGGAATTGCTAATGGAACTGTTCTCTTGAAGAATCAGAAACACTCTGTGTGTGATTTATCATCGAGCAGTTATCAAGCTAGTGCAGTGCCTATGATTCACAAACTGCACCCTACCACATCAAATCTTATACCAGGTGATGCCCAATCATCTCAGTCCAAGAATTCTTCGCCCTTGGGTTCCCAATGCCGACCAAGCGGAGAGTGGGGTCAGATGTTAGATGTGATGTCCCGCAGAAAAACTCAAGCTCTTGCCCCAGAGCATTTTGAAAATATGTGGACAAAAGGGCGCAACTACAAAAAGAAGGAAGGTGTTAACCAGTCAGCCAAGCAAGTTATACAGAATTCCTCGGCTGGGAATACTATGGATCACTTGAGGGTGACATCCAAGCACAAGATACAGGATGGAACAGTCAAGGCTTATACTTCTACGAGAAACACTGTTTATCCTCAGCATAAAGATTCACACATGGTAGAAAATTCATATGCCCATATTGATGGGAACAGGTCAACTCAACCTATTGTCACATCATATCAGGGAAATGCTGAGCATGATCCCATGCATTTGGAGGAGGATGAACTGGAGAGTGAGAGCTCTTACCCGACCGAAGATGATGAAACTAGCACTGTCACAGGGCTTGATTCACCTGTAACCAAagtttgggatagtaaaaataacAGACATGCTGCAGTTTCACATATACGGCATCCTCTTGAAAGTTCTGATGGCCGTTCGACTAGAAAGAGCAGTAAAGGTCATATTCGATACCAGAGATTATCTAAAACACATTCTGGAAGGAAAAGATTCAGGTCAAGCAATCAAAAGGTTCCCATCTGGCAAGAGGTTGAAAGAACAACTTTGTCGTTGGGAGATGGCAAAGATATTCTGAATGCATCAAAACATGACGCAGAAGCGGATGATCATGATGATTCTGACTCAGAATCGCCAGGTAGAGTTCATAGTGGAGCAGCTGCTTCTTCGTCTGCACCATCTATTTCTATATCCAAAGCTTGTAATTCATCTCTGAAGTCTCCCGAAAACTCCTTTTTGGAAGATTCATTCCTGAAGTTGAGATGTGAG GTCTTGGGTGCCAATTTTGTGAAGAGTGGTTCTAAAACATTTGCTGTGTATTCCATCTCTGTGACAGATGCAGATAATAATAACTGGTCAATTAAAAGAAG GTTCCGTCATTTTGAGGAGCTACATCGGCATCTTAAAGAATTCTCAGAGTATAATCTTAGTTTGCCACCGAAACATTTTCTGTCATCTGGCCTAGAGTTGTCTGTTGTTCAAGAAAGGTGTAAATTGCTTGACACATACTTGAAG AAGCTACTTCAGCTTCCAACTATATCCGGATCCATAGAAGTTTGGGATTTCCTTAGTGTGGATTCCCAG ACATACATGTTCTCAAATTCCCTTTCTATCATCGAAACATTATCAG TTGACCTAGCTGATAAGCCATATGAAAAGCAAACAAAGGTTCAGAGTTCAATGGAGGACATAAATGACCAGTTAAGCATCAAAAGGAAGGAACACCTAGGAACCAAGAGTCAGGAATCTACTTTCATGCCAGATATTTCAGAATTGAAGACCAGAAATGTTAAGAACTTTTCAGGAAAAAGTTCTGGAAAACAGTGTAAAAATCAATTTGATGATCATTCAGGGAGTGATTCAGATGGTAGGTTGCAAAAGAATAATTCTTCATTCATCAAGCCTGGAAAAGCTCCAAAaagttcagagagaagttctgatGATAGTCCACAAGAGACATCTCAGTCACTTCTTGAAGCTGCCGCTGACCCTACCCTTCCTACTgag TGGGTGCCTCCAAATCTTAGTGTTCCGATATTGGATTTGGTGGATGTGATTTTCCAGCTCCAAGATGGTGGTTGGATCAG GCGTCAGGCCTTTTGGGTAGCCAAACAGGTCTTGCAACTGGGCATGGGTGATGCATTTGATGACTGGCTAATTGAGAAAATCCTGCTGCTGAGACGGGGATCAGTAATTGCTTCTATTATCAAGCGTATTGAGCAG ATCCTTTGGCCTGATGGAATCTTTCTAACTAAACATCCAAGGCGTCAGCGACCACCCCCATCTGCAAGTCAGTTGCAAAATTCCCGTTCTGGCAATCCGTCTATGATGGTTTCGACACCGAAGGAGGAAATTCAGAAAAACAACGGAAAGGAACAGAATTTATTGGTAGATGAACAACAAGAATTCGAGGCTGCTCAACGTGCAAAGTTTGTTTATGAACTTATGGTTG
- the LOC131256706 gene encoding uncharacterized protein LOC131256706 isoform X3 yields the protein MSTGRQTVKDLIEEAKKRIVLLLICIFGLSYIMSLTSSSVWVNLPAAASLIVFLRYISFDMEMRKRGAAYNRPPSVENPPEKKSFEIPKIAPENSNWRRKVNSPTVEAAIDQFTRHLVSEWVTDLWYSRLTPDKDGPEELVQIMNGVLGEVSFRARDINLIDLLTRDIINLICNHLELYRVCQAKIGKHETGKMPIGHQDTQLKLVLASENKLHPALFSAEAEHKVLQHLMGGLISLTFKPEDLQCSFFRHTVRELLACAVMRPVLNLANPSKKTDKGVTSSQQEGSQNNPSSRTSSDRFSGVLDRSNKGVELVQFKHTHSVTASGEAAKGIANGTVLLKNQKHSVCDLSSSSYQASAVPMIHKLHPTTSNLIPGDAQSSQSKNSSPLGSQCRPSGEWGQMLDVMSRRKTQALAPEHFENMWTKGRNYKKKEGVNQSAKQVIQNSSAGNTMDHLRVTSKHKIQDGTVKAYTSTRNTVYPQHKDSHMVENSYAHIDGNRSTQPIVTSYQGNAEHDPMHLEEDELESESSYPTEDDETSTVTGLDSPVTKVWDSKNNRHAAVSHIRHPLESSDGRSTRKSSKGHIRYQRLSKTHSGRKRFRSSNQKVPIWQEVERTTLSLGDGKDILNASKHDAEADDHDDSDSESPGRVHSGAAASSSAPSISISKACNSSLKSPENSFLEDSFLKLRCEVLGANFVKSGSKTFAVYSISVTDADNNNWSIKRRFRHFEELHRHLKEFSEYNLSLPPKHFLSSGLELSVVQERCKLLDTYLKKLLQLPTISGSIEVWDFLSVDSQTYMFSNSLSIIETLSVDLADKPYEKQTKVQSSMEDINDQLSIKRKEHLGTKSQESTFMPDISELKTRNVKNFSGKSSGKQCKNQFDDHSGSDSDGRLQKNNSSFIKPGKAPKSSERSSDDSPQETSQSLLEAAADPTLPTEWVPPNLSVPILDLVDVIFQLQDGGWIRRQAFWVAKQVLQLGMGDAFDDWLIEKILLLRRGSVIASIIKRIEQILWPDGIFLTKHPRRQRPPPSASQLQNSRSGNPSMMVSTPKEEIQKNNGKEQNLLVDEQQEFEAAQRAKFVYELMVDNAPATLVGLVGRKEYERCAKDIYFFLQSPLCLKQLMIDLLELLLVSAFPELDDVFKQCHEEKELFGVVEAK from the exons ATGAGTACGGGGCGGCAGACTGTTAAAGACCTCATCGAGGAAGCGAAGAAACGGATCGTGTTATTGCTGATTTGCATTTTTGGACTTTCCTATATCATGTCCT TAACAAGCTCCTCCGTTTGGGTCAATTTGCCTGCTGCCGCCTCCTTAATTGTCTTCCTCCGCTATATCTCATTTGATATGGAAATGCGAAAAAGAGGTGCAGCATACAACAGGCCACCTTCAGTTGAGAATCCACCTGAAAAGAAATCTTTTGAAATTCCAAAGATTGCCCCTGAAAACTCAAACTGGAGAAGAAAGGTGAATTCTCCCACTGTTGAGGCAGCAATCGATCAGTTCACAAGACATCTAGTTTCTGAGTGGGTGACAGATCTGTGGTACTCACGTTTAACTCCCGATAAGGATGGTCCAGAGGAGCTGGTGCAGATCATGAATGGTGTCCTTGGAGAAGTTTCATTTCGTGcaagagatataaatctcattgaTCTTCTTACCAG GGATATTATCAATCTGATTTGCAATCACTTAGAGCTTTATCGTGTATGTCAAGCCAAGATTGGAAAGCATGAGACAGGTAAGATGCCCATAGGTCATCAGGATACACAACTGAAGCTGGTTCTGGCATCTGAGAATAAGTTGCATCCAGCTTTGTTTTCTGCTGAAGCTGAGCACAAG GTTTTGCAGCACTTGATGGGCGGGCTTATCTCTTTAACTTTCAAGCCAGAAGATCTGCAGTGTTCTTTCTTCCGTCATACAGTTAGGGAGCTTCTTGCTTGTGCAGTGATGCGACCTGTCTTGAACTTAGCTAACCCAAG CAAGAAGACTGATAAAGGAGTTACATCATCACAACAAGAGGGATCCCAAAACAATCCATCTTCAAGGACTTCATCTGATCGTTTTTCTGGGGTTTTGGACCGTTCAAATAAAGGTGTTGAACTTGTGCAGTTTAAGCACACTCATTCTGTAACTGCTTCAGGTGAAGCTGCAAAAGGAATTGCTAATGGAACTGTTCTCTTGAAGAATCAGAAACACTCTGTGTGTGATTTATCATCGAGCAGTTATCAAGCTAGTGCAGTGCCTATGATTCACAAACTGCACCCTACCACATCAAATCTTATACCAGGTGATGCCCAATCATCTCAGTCCAAGAATTCTTCGCCCTTGGGTTCCCAATGCCGACCAAGCGGAGAGTGGGGTCAGATGTTAGATGTGATGTCCCGCAGAAAAACTCAAGCTCTTGCCCCAGAGCATTTTGAAAATATGTGGACAAAAGGGCGCAACTACAAAAAGAAGGAAGGTGTTAACCAGTCAGCCAAGCAAGTTATACAGAATTCCTCGGCTGGGAATACTATGGATCACTTGAGGGTGACATCCAAGCACAAGATACAGGATGGAACAGTCAAGGCTTATACTTCTACGAGAAACACTGTTTATCCTCAGCATAAAGATTCACACATGGTAGAAAATTCATATGCCCATATTGATGGGAACAGGTCAACTCAACCTATTGTCACATCATATCAGGGAAATGCTGAGCATGATCCCATGCATTTGGAGGAGGATGAACTGGAGAGTGAGAGCTCTTACCCGACCGAAGATGATGAAACTAGCACTGTCACAGGGCTTGATTCACCTGTAACCAAagtttgggatagtaaaaataacAGACATGCTGCAGTTTCACATATACGGCATCCTCTTGAAAGTTCTGATGGCCGTTCGACTAGAAAGAGCAGTAAAGGTCATATTCGATACCAGAGATTATCTAAAACACATTCTGGAAGGAAAAGATTCAGGTCAAGCAATCAAAAGGTTCCCATCTGGCAAGAGGTTGAAAGAACAACTTTGTCGTTGGGAGATGGCAAAGATATTCTGAATGCATCAAAACATGACGCAGAAGCGGATGATCATGATGATTCTGACTCAGAATCGCCAGGTAGAGTTCATAGTGGAGCAGCTGCTTCTTCGTCTGCACCATCTATTTCTATATCCAAAGCTTGTAATTCATCTCTGAAGTCTCCCGAAAACTCCTTTTTGGAAGATTCATTCCTGAAGTTGAGATGTGAG GTCTTGGGTGCCAATTTTGTGAAGAGTGGTTCTAAAACATTTGCTGTGTATTCCATCTCTGTGACAGATGCAGATAATAATAACTGGTCAATTAAAAGAAG GTTCCGTCATTTTGAGGAGCTACATCGGCATCTTAAAGAATTCTCAGAGTATAATCTTAGTTTGCCACCGAAACATTTTCTGTCATCTGGCCTAGAGTTGTCTGTTGTTCAAGAAAGGTGTAAATTGCTTGACACATACTTGAAG AAGCTACTTCAGCTTCCAACTATATCCGGATCCATAGAAGTTTGGGATTTCCTTAGTGTGGATTCCCAG ACATACATGTTCTCAAATTCCCTTTCTATCATCGAAACATTATCAG TTGACCTAGCTGATAAGCCATATGAAAAGCAAACAAAGGTTCAGAGTTCAATGGAGGACATAAATGACCAGTTAAGCATCAAAAGGAAGGAACACCTAGGAACCAAGAGTCAGGAATCTACTTTCATGCCAGATATTTCAGAATTGAAGACCAGAAATGTTAAGAACTTTTCAGGAAAAAGTTCTGGAAAACAGTGTAAAAATCAATTTGATGATCATTCAGGGAGTGATTCAGATGGTAGGTTGCAAAAGAATAATTCTTCATTCATCAAGCCTGGAAAAGCTCCAAAaagttcagagagaagttctgatGATAGTCCACAAGAGACATCTCAGTCACTTCTTGAAGCTGCCGCTGACCCTACCCTTCCTACTgag TGGGTGCCTCCAAATCTTAGTGTTCCGATATTGGATTTGGTGGATGTGATTTTCCAGCTCCAAGATGGTGGTTGGATCAG GCGTCAGGCCTTTTGGGTAGCCAAACAGGTCTTGCAACTGGGCATGGGTGATGCATTTGATGACTGGCTAATTGAGAAAATCCTGCTGCTGAGACGGGGATCAGTAATTGCTTCTATTATCAAGCGTATTGAGCAG ATCCTTTGGCCTGATGGAATCTTTCTAACTAAACATCCAAGGCGTCAGCGACCACCCCCATCTGCAAGTCAGTTGCAAAATTCCCGTTCTGGCAATCCGTCTATGATGGTTTCGACACCGAAGGAGGAAATTCAGAAAAACAACGGAAAGGAACAGAATTTATTGGTAGATGAACAACAAGAATTCGAGGCTGCTCAACGTGCAAAGTTTGTTTATGAACTTATGGTTG